One window of the Gopherus evgoodei ecotype Sinaloan lineage unplaced genomic scaffold, rGopEvg1_v1.p scaffold_36_arrow_ctg1, whole genome shotgun sequence genome contains the following:
- the LOC115641878 gene encoding zinc finger protein OZF-like → MPRPEENPSLPSSRGSRPDSDTTVAPLASLELLLVPSDWAAKAVKEEGPGEDHTKELEAPCVLAGKPYKSPLTPGSQPGTGRDAPTECIRAPGKQTVRASQPRSPAGELALACGDCGWRFGDVASLGEHEESHVAERTFICTDCGKSFGRHATLVEHQRGHTAKSVFICTNCSKSFTHKAALTVHQRTHVRQRPYRCAQRDGAHSSHAELAAHPQAPAGPAVASEEGAEPTTPLRAPEAEKPFPCIDCGDSFRSHPALLSHQRIHAEERPYKCTKCGKCFCFHAELASHQLCHPKERWFLCGTCKQRFSSKTDLILHERTHPESKWCLCADCGKIFPCQADLSRHQASHAAKVHACPECDKAFSYLTDLIVHQQSHAETLVSCNKCSKSFGSCTDLLIHQRVHSDSQSFTCTQCGKAFGSRTSLITHQRSHAERLVYCNKCGKSFGARTDLLIHQRVHGESRSFTCTQCGKAFGSRTDLIMHQRSHRDRQSYSCAECGRVYSNQSYLVAHQRLHTGEKPYKCAECGRSFSHKYHLGRHQRTHVGGTPPVY, encoded by the exons ATGCCCAGACCAGAAGAGaatccctctcttccctccagcagaggcagcaggccTGATTCTGACACCACTGTAGCTCCATTAGCTTCCCTGGAGTTACTCCTGGTGCCAA gTGACTGGGCTGCGAAAGCCGTTAAGGAAGAAGGGCCAGGAGAGGACCATACCAAGGAGCTTGAGGCCCCCTGCGTGCTGGCAGGGAAGCCCTACAAGAGCCCTCTGACCCCCGGGAGCCAGCCAGGGACCGGGCGGGACGCTCCCACTGAGTGTATCAGGGCCCCTGGGAAGCAAACCgtcagggcctcccagccgaggAGCCCCGCGGGGGAGCTGGCGTTGGCCTGTGGCGACTGCGGGTGGCGGTTTGGAGATGTGGCATCCCTGGGCGAGCATGAGGAAAGCCACGTGGCGGAGCGCACCTTCATCTGCACGGACTGTGGCAAGAGCTTTGGGCGGCACGCCACCCTGGTGGAACACCAGCGCGGCCACACAGCGAAGAGCGTCTTCATCTGCACCAACTGCAGCAAGAGCTTCACCCACAAGGCGGCGCTCACCGTGCACCAGCGCACCCACGTCCGCCAGCGCCCCTACCGCTGCGCCCAGCGTGACGGTGCCCACAGCTCCCACGCCGAGCTGGCCGCCCATCCGCAGGCCCCCGCTGGGCCAGCTGTAGCCTCGGAGGAAGGTGCTGAGCCGACCACGCCCCTGCGAGCCCCTGAGGCTGAGAAGCCCTTCCCCTGCATCGACTGCGGCGACAGCTTCCGCTCGCACCCCGCCCTGCTGAGCCACCAGCGCATCCACGCCGAGGAGCGGCCTTACAAGTGCACCAAGTGTGGCAAGTGCTTCTGCTTCCACGCCGAGCTGGCGTCGCACCAGCTGTGCCACCCCAAGGAGCGCTGGTTCCTGTGCGGCACCTGCAAGCAGCGCTTCAGCTCCAAGACCGACCTGATCCTGCATGAGCGCACCCACCCTGAGTCCAAATGGTGCCTGTGCGCCGACTGCGGCAAGATCTTTCCCTGCCAGGCTGACCTCAGCCGGCACCAGGCCAGCCATGCCGCCAAGGTGCACGCCTGCCCTGAGTGCGACAAGGCCTTCAGCTACCTGACCGATCTCATCGTGCACCAGCAGTCGCACGCCGAGACGCTCGTCTCCTGCAACAAGTGCAGCAAAAGCTTTGGCTCCTGCACCGACCTCCTGATTCACCAGCGCGTGCACAGCGACAGCCAGTCCTTCACCTGCACCCAGTGTGGCAAGGCCTTCGGCTCCCGCACCAGCCTCATCACACACCAGCGCTCGCACGCCGAGAGGCTCGTCTACTGCAACAAGTGCGGCAAGAGCTTCGGTGCCCGCACCGACCTCCTGATTCACCAGCGTGTGCATGGTGAGAGCCGGTCCTTCACCTGCACCCAGTGCGGCAAGGCCTTTGGCTCCCGCACCGACCTCATCATGCACCAGCGCAGCCACCGCGACCGCCAGTCCTACTCGTGTGCCGAGTGTGGCCGCGTCTACAGCAACCAGTCCTACCTGGTGGCCCACCAGCGCCTCCACACCGGGGAGAAGCCGTACAAGTGTGCCGAGTGCGGGCGCAGCTTCAGCCACAAGTACCACCTGGGCAGGCACCAGCGGACACACGTAGGGGGTACCCCGCCCGTGTACTGA